The window TAGGCGCAACCAACGGACAAATTCGTGCTACCTTTATTAATTACACCTTAATTATTATGGTTCCCGGGCTTTTGTGTGGAAACCTAATCGGTCTAGGACTTTTGATTACTCAAAAATACACTGGAATTATTAAGCTAAATCCTGCCAATTACTACGTAAGTGTGGTTCCTGTAGACCTTAATCCATGGCTTATTATATCTATTTCAGTAGGGATTTTAATTATTTCAGGAATGGCTTTGGTGATTCCAAGTTATCTGATCAGTAAAATTTCTCCTGTAAAAGCGATCAAGTATAATTAAAAGTGAATTGTCAATTTAGCTTCGCTAGTGAATTGTGAATTACAAATTGTGAATATCGTTTTGTTTAAAGTTTTTCATTTCGTAGAAATCTAAGCTATCATTTTATTTTTCAGCTGTTGAGATTCTTATAGAATGACAAAGTGAGTAAATATTTTATTGGTAAATACTTTTGATATTATTTAGTCATTCCTTAAAAAGCTAGTTTTCATTTTGAAAATTATACTTGCATAAAAAAGTTCGGAGAAGAATTTCGAGCCAAAGAGTGATTTGCTCTTTGATTTGGTTGAATCTCATCTTCAGATTGTATCCGATGCCTGCTAATAAGGCATTATTAATATCTCCAGCTACTCCTTTAAGGAAGTTTAATCCTAAGGAGTGGTTTCTTTTCAAATGCGAGATACAAGGCTCTATCGCTGCTCTTGCTCGGAATCTCAATCTTGCAACTTGTTGCTCATATTTTGTTTTTTCTTTTTTTGTGGGAAGCAAAATTACCGTTCCTTCTACTAATTTTATTCCTCTAAAACCTCGGTCTGTACTCGCTTTATTAGGTCTTGTTCCTCCAACGGATTTTCTGACTCGCTCACTTTGTGCTAATGATTCTTCCAATGTTTTGCTATCGTGAGGATTGCCTGAAAATCTTTTTATGGAACTGATGACCCCTGTTTTCCTACCTCGCACTACCGCCACTTTTGTCCCAAACTCGTATGCCTTTCCCGATTTCCCTTTCGCAATACAGGCAACCTGTGGTTCGTGCAAACTGTAAATTTTATCTTTCGTATTACGTTCTTGGGTGAGTGCTTTGAGGTAAATTTTAAAAACGTCTTCGTAGTCTTTCAAAATAGTTGAAGGAAGTTTTCTTTCCAATTCCCGAAGCACTCTTTTGCCAATCGTTCTGAGCTTCTTCCTTGCCATTTTTGCCTTCTTCTGTCTTCTCGGATGGTGCCCAAAATAAGCATCTCGCAACAATTGTTTGCTTACTCTTTTATAACTTTGCCTTTGAATTACCCCTTCTTTTTCAGCTATTTTCACGCAATTGTCTATTACTTTTTTTGCTAATTTTGAATCCGTAGGAAAGGTAATATTCTTCTCCTGAACCGTAGTGTCAATCTGAACTTCATCTTCTGTTTTGGCTTGCGGATGAAGAGAAACGCTTTGTCCTAAAAGGAATTCTAACCCCTTCTCGCCAATTCTCTTTCTAAAGTGTACAAAATTGCTCGGATCAAAAGGCTGCTGGGTCTGAAAAAAATCTTCGCCCGTAAAATATTGCCAATACGCATTCTCCACCCATCTTTCTACAACCGTTTCGTCGCTTTCTTTAAACATTTCCTTAAGCAGAAGCATTCCTGCTATTTTACGAATTGCAACCGAGGGTCTTCCTTGCTCTGAAAACAGTTTTGCAAACTCTTGCTCCATTTTCTCCCAAGAGATTTCGTGAGCCAATTTTACCAACGGATGCTCCATATTAATGAGTTCCGTAAGTCTGGTCTTGAATAAATTTTGCTGTAAATCTGGTTTTATTTTACCTAACATTTTGCCGCTTTTTACACCCTAAAAATACGGTTTCTTGCAATTTTTCACAATATTTTTTTGTTAAATTTTAAACTATAAAACTGAAAACCAAAACGTTAATGCGTTTTTAAGGAGTGACTATTTATCAATATGCTCCTCGCAATGACAAATTTCCTAGCCCCGATTGCAGTGAAAATCCTTTTTTGAAAAAAAAGATTGTAACGGAAAGCGGGAAAAAGCTCCTGATTAAGTTGGTGAGTAAGAGCGTTGGAGAATTTCATCAAAATATGATTAATTCTTCATTTTTAATTATTAATTATCTGAAAACTGTATCTTTGCCACGCAGAAAAAAACATTTATGAAATCGCTGCGTAGGCTCTCAAATCACAGAAGCTCACGAAAATAAGCGATAACATTTGACCTTAAAAAGACAATAAAAGCTACATATGAAATACGCAGAAAATATACTTGAAACCATAGGAAATACCCCTCTTGTAAAGCTTAATAAAGTTTTGGGTGAAGATTTCCCGGCATTGGTTTTGGCAAAAGTAGAAACTTTCAACCCTGGAAATTCGGTAAAAGACAGAATGGCTCTGAAAATGATTGAAGATGCCGAAAAAGACGGAAGATTAAAACCCGGAGGAACCATTATTGAAGGAACTTCAGGAAACACAGGGATGGGATTGGCGTTGGCGGCTATCATCAAAGGATACAAATGTATTTTTGTAACCAACGCTAAACAGTCAAAAGAAAAATGTGATATTCTTCGTGCTGTTGGAGCCGAAGTAATCGTTTGTCCAACAGACGTAAAGCCTACAGACCCGCGTTCTTATTATTCAGTTTCAAAAAGATTGGCAAAAGAAACGGAAAACGGATGGTACGTTAACCAATATGATAATTTATCAAACAGAGCAGCTCATTACGAGTCTACAGCTCCTGAAATTTGGGAACAAACGGAAGGAAAACTGACTCACTTTGTGGCTGGAGCCGGAACGGGAGGTACCGTTACAGGTTGTGGAACTTTCTTTAAAGAAAGAAATTCTGACATCAAAGTTATCGGTATTGATACGTATGGTTCTATCTTAAAAGAGATTCACGAAACGGGAGAAATCAATCTAGGAAACGCTTACAGCTACATTACAGAAGGAATCGGTGAAGACATTCTTCCTGAAAATTATGACATGAATGTAATCGATCATTTCGAAAAAGTGACTGATAAAGACGGTGCAATTTACGCAAGAAAACTGGCTAAAGAAGAAGGTATTTTCTGTGGATATTCTGCAGGAAGTGCAATGGCAGCTTTGGTTCAGATGAAAAATCAGTTCACGAAAGATGATATCGTTGTGGTACTTCTTCATGATCACGGTTCAAGATACGTTGGGAAAATCTACAACGACGAATGGATGAAAGAAATGGGTTGGTTAGATTAATCAGCTTTTCATTATAAAACAAAACTCAGAGTGCTTGCTCTGAGTTTTTTATTTATTTAAATTGTCTAGTCCTGAAATAGCGATACACAAAAAATCATTCAAAGAAAAATACTAACAATTCGATTCGTGTATTCGTGGCTATTAATTTTTATGCGCATATTTAAACAGATACCATTATCAATCATTTACGAAAATTTATAGAACCAGTATTAGTTTAGCATCCTATATTTTGCCACGAATGCACAAATTTTATTTTTAAACAAGATTCTGATGATTTACCTTAAAAGCATTAAATTTATTGAGGAAGCAAATGTTTTAAAGCAAATAATTTTTCTAAGTTCTACTTCAAAATATTCGTCTGTACCGCCTGTTTCAGCAATTCGAAATCTGCTTCCTGCATTGATTTTTTGGGAAACATATAATTGAATTTTCCTTCTAAACCAATAAATTTATCGCTAATTTCGGCAGCCGTAAACTCCGTCCAAAGGCTGGTTTCTTTATTGTCGTTAAGATTGACTTTAAAAACTTTAGTATTAAACTGAATTTGATAAATCTCAGTATTCTCAAGAGTTTTAAGATACTTTACCACTTCCTTTTTCCATTTTGAAACCTTGTTGATTGCTAAAGATAAATAGACCGCACAAAGAAGGAAAAGAAAACTCACAAAATATAAGATCCCGAATTTCTCTTTACTTAAATCATCTTTAAAGTAAAATAAAACCAACAAAATCACTGCAACTACGATTGTGGTGATTAATTTTCCCTTCACGGTAGGTGAGAAAAAAAGACTTCCCTGATCTCCTTGAAGGTAAATCTCTTCAAAATCTTTCTTGCTGATGTTTAAATTAATGATTTTATCGTCGTTGAGTCTGGCCATAGAATGAGTTTTAAAGTTTACAAAACTAAATTAAATATCTTCATATTTCTCATTTATCGCCGAAAGTTTTTGCATTAATTCACGGTTTATCTGATTTAAATTTTTCATTTTCTGCAGCATGCTGTTGATAACTTCCAAACCGGGAAGATTAATATCCAAATCATAATGCCAATTGGTAAACCTCTCAAATGTAGGAAGGTCTTCATACATCAGATACCGAATTTCATTATCAGTTTCTATATTCAACAAGCCCGAATCTACCAATTCATCAAAAAAAGTAATTTCAATATTATAAATCTGTACGAGTTCCTCGCGTGATATTCTTTCACTCATAGCTTAGGAATTTTTAAGTTGTTCGAAAAGTTCTTTCTGCTTGTCGGTAAGGTTGGTCGGCAATTTTACATCATAGGTCACAAATAGATCACCAAATTGTCCTTCTTTTTTATAGACAGGGAAACCTTTTCCTTTTAGTCTCACTGTGGTTCCATTTTGGGTTCCAGGTTTTACTTTCAGAATGACAATTCCTTCCAAAGTATTTATATTAACTTCTCCGCCTAAAACTGCGGTATAAAGATCAATCGTAACTTTGGTTTTTAAATCATCTCCTACCCTTTCAAAATTGGGATCAGGATTGATATTAAAAGTAATGTATAAATCTCCGTTTGGGCCTCCATTAAGTCCCGGACTCCCGTAACCTTTCAGTTTTATCTGCTGCCCATCATACACTCCTGCAGGAATCGTAATTCTCACCTTTTTACCATCAATGTCGAAAATCTGCTGCTGAGTTTTTGCCGCATCTTTTAAGTTTAAACTCAATTCTGCATGCACATCCTGACCTTTAAATTTTCCGGAAGCACTTCCGTGCGAACTTCTTTTATAACCACCTCCGGCTCCGCCAAACATACTTTGGAAGAAATCTGAAAAATCTTCACCTTCCCCGAAATCAGTACTGGAAAAACCACCGCCGTAGTTTCCGCCTTGATACTGCTGTCTTTGCTGTTGCTGTGCCTTTTCGTATTCTTCACCGTGCTTCCAGTTTTCCCCATACTTATCGTACTTAGCACGGTTCTCAGGATTACTGAGCACTTCATTAGCTTCATTCAGTTGCTTGAACTGTTTTTCTGCCTCTTTATCGTTCGGATTAAGGTCTGGGTGCAGTTTTCTTGCCTGTTTTCGGTACGCTTTTTTAATATCGTCCTGCGTTGCGCTTTTGTCTACGCCTAAAATTTTGTAGTAATCTATATAAGCCATAGAAACGTATGTTTACTCAAATTTAGAAAAATTAAGCCAAACTTACATTCAATAAATTGTTAAAAATAGACCTATCTTTGATAAAAATCTGCCATAAAATCGCTATTAATCAGATAAAGTTTAAATACCGATTACATTAAATAATAAAATATACCCCGAAAATAAACATCCACCTATGAAAGAAGTCTTAAAAAACTATTCAGGAATTTTACTGTTACTTGTGGGAATTACCGTGGGAAGTATTATCGGTATTGTTGCTCCGCAAATCGTGGAGTATATAAAACCGCTTGGTGATATTTTTCTTAATCTTCTTTTTGTAAGTGTTGTTCCGCTTGTATTTTTTGCCGTTTCCAATTCTATTGCTTCTCTTGAGCAGGAATCTAAGTTTGGCAAAATTCTTTTAATAATGTCTTTTACATTTTTGTTTTTCATACTCACTGCTGCCGTTTTTACCATTGGCGCAGTGTATCTTTTCCCCGTTTCATCCATATCAGGAAGTACAGAGTTGATTGCAGAAGCCACCAAAGAAGAAAACTGGGGTGATAGAACTGTAAGTTTTTTCACCGTAGGTGAGTTTACAGAATTGTTTTCACGAAAAAATATGTTGGCTCTTCTTATTTTTGCTTTCCTCACAGGTTTTGCCGCCAGAAAATCAGGCGAAAGCGGAAAACCTTTCAGAGTTTTTATTGCTTCAGGCTATGAAGTAATGAAAGAACTTCTTATCATGATTATGAAAATTGCACCCATTGGTTTGGGAGCATACTTTGCGTATCAGGTTGCCACATTGGGACCTCAGCTTTTTGGTTTTTATGCTAAACCGCTTGGTTTATATTACGTTGCAGGAATTATCTACTTCTTTGTATTTTTCACACTTTATGCTTTTATGGCAAACGGACAAACCGGAATTAAAAGCTTCTGGAAAAATGCTATTCTCCCTACCTTAACTGCCTTGAGTACCTGCAGCAGTTTTGCCACAATGCCAACCAATTTAGTAGCCGCATCGAAAATAGGAATCCCGAGTTCTATTGCTAATTTGGTTATTCCTATAGGAACGACTTTGCATAAAAACGGTTCGTCGATGTCTTCGATTATTAAAATATATGTCGCTTTTCAGATTATCGGGAGAGATTTTTTTGAACCTTCCAATCTTTTACTGGCTCTAGGAATTACTGTTTTTGTAAGTATCGTTGCCGGAGGAATTCCCAATGGTGGATATATTGGCGAAATGCTGATGATCTCGGTATACAGTTTACCACAAGAAGCCATTCCTGCCGTGATTATTATCGGAACATTGGTTGATCCTTTGGCGACCGTTTTAAATGCTGTTGGAGATATTGTAGCGGCGATGTTTGTGAATCGGTGGCTTCGAGAGCCTCAGCTACCTTTATAAAAAACCTGCACCAAAATTATAAAACTACTGTGCAGGTTTGATTCAAGTCTTGCCTAAGAGTTCATCAATTCTTGCTTAAGAGTTTAGCAACTCTTGCTTGAGACTTTAACAACTCTTAAGCAAGAGTTGCTAAACTTATTTTGATTTTGTAAATGTAGCCGTGCTCAAAGCATCATTAATTCTCTTGCCGGGACGATAGTTTACTTTTGCTCCTTTGATTAAACTTACATTGAATTTTTCTTCAGTTTCAGCACCACCACTGCTAAGACTTGGGTAGAAACTACCAAGCTTATCTAAGCGAATGATTTTACCATCAATGAGTTTTTTCTGAATAACATTTTCCAAAGCGATTATCACTCCTCTTATATCAGATTCACTTAGAGAAGAAAATTTTTCTATCTCCTCCACAAGATTATCTATTGTTACTTCTCCGTCATTTTTGATGACAGCATACCACTTTTTTGTTCCTCCGCCAACTACGCCTGGCTCTCCGCGTTCGATTAATGTGTATTTGATTGACATTTGTGTAATTTTTAAATTAGAAAATAAACTTAAGAAATTTTTAATCACAAAAATCATCTATAGATATATATCTACAAATAACATCAAATCAATACTTTTATACTAAACTTTAAAGAAAAAATCTTAGAAAATCAGCAGAACTTTCAGGTAATATCCACCTATCTTCAAAGACTTTCTTATAATGTTCAAACACAAATATTATTCACTTCGCTTTACTTCTTCCAAATTTTTAAGTTCTTCAGGCGTGAATAATCTGTAATGAACTTTAAAAGTTTTTCCTAAAGGCGTTTCCAGAGAAAATCCGCCCGGTCCGAAACCTTCTAAAATATCTAATGTAAAATGTGAATATTTCCAATATTCGAAAAGGTCACGGTCAATCCAGAATTCGTGACCGTTGATGGTTCCAATCAT is drawn from Chryseobacterium muglaense and contains these coding sequences:
- a CDS encoding IS5 family transposase, producing MLGKIKPDLQQNLFKTRLTELINMEHPLVKLAHEISWEKMEQEFAKLFSEQGRPSVAIRKIAGMLLLKEMFKESDETVVERWVENAYWQYFTGEDFFQTQQPFDPSNFVHFRKRIGEKGLEFLLGQSVSLHPQAKTEDEVQIDTTVQEKNITFPTDSKLAKKVIDNCVKIAEKEGVIQRQSYKRVSKQLLRDAYFGHHPRRQKKAKMARKKLRTIGKRVLRELERKLPSTILKDYEDVFKIYLKALTQERNTKDKIYSLHEPQVACIAKGKSGKAYEFGTKVAVVRGRKTGVISSIKRFSGNPHDSKTLEESLAQSERVRKSVGGTRPNKASTDRGFRGIKLVEGTVILLPTKKEKTKYEQQVARLRFRARAAIEPCISHLKRNHSLGLNFLKGVAGDINNALLAGIGYNLKMRFNQIKEQITLWLEILLRTFLCKYNFQNEN
- a CDS encoding PLP-dependent cysteine synthase family protein: MKYAENILETIGNTPLVKLNKVLGEDFPALVLAKVETFNPGNSVKDRMALKMIEDAEKDGRLKPGGTIIEGTSGNTGMGLALAAIIKGYKCIFVTNAKQSKEKCDILRAVGAEVIVCPTDVKPTDPRSYYSVSKRLAKETENGWYVNQYDNLSNRAAHYESTAPEIWEQTEGKLTHFVAGAGTGGTVTGCGTFFKERNSDIKVIGIDTYGSILKEIHETGEINLGNAYSYITEGIGEDILPENYDMNVIDHFEKVTDKDGAIYARKLAKEEGIFCGYSAGSAMAALVQMKNQFTKDDIVVVLLHDHGSRYVGKIYNDEWMKEMGWLD
- a CDS encoding chaperone modulator CbpM gives rise to the protein MSERISREELVQIYNIEITFFDELVDSGLLNIETDNEIRYLMYEDLPTFERFTNWHYDLDINLPGLEVINSMLQKMKNLNQINRELMQKLSAINEKYEDI
- a CDS encoding DnaJ C-terminal domain-containing protein, with the translated sequence MAYIDYYKILGVDKSATQDDIKKAYRKQARKLHPDLNPNDKEAEKQFKQLNEANEVLSNPENRAKYDKYGENWKHGEEYEKAQQQQRQQYQGGNYGGGFSSTDFGEGEDFSDFFQSMFGGAGGGYKRSSHGSASGKFKGQDVHAELSLNLKDAAKTQQQIFDIDGKKVRITIPAGVYDGQQIKLKGYGSPGLNGGPNGDLYITFNINPDPNFERVGDDLKTKVTIDLYTAVLGGEVNINTLEGIVILKVKPGTQNGTTVRLKGKGFPVYKKEGQFGDLFVTYDVKLPTNLTDKQKELFEQLKNS
- a CDS encoding dicarboxylate/amino acid:cation symporter; this encodes MKEVLKNYSGILLLLVGITVGSIIGIVAPQIVEYIKPLGDIFLNLLFVSVVPLVFFAVSNSIASLEQESKFGKILLIMSFTFLFFILTAAVFTIGAVYLFPVSSISGSTELIAEATKEENWGDRTVSFFTVGEFTELFSRKNMLALLIFAFLTGFAARKSGESGKPFRVFIASGYEVMKELLIMIMKIAPIGLGAYFAYQVATLGPQLFGFYAKPLGLYYVAGIIYFFVFFTLYAFMANGQTGIKSFWKNAILPTLTALSTCSSFATMPTNLVAASKIGIPSSIANLVIPIGTTLHKNGSSMSSIIKIYVAFQIIGRDFFEPSNLLLALGITVFVSIVAGGIPNGGYIGEMLMISVYSLPQEAIPAVIIIGTLVDPLATVLNAVGDIVAAMFVNRWLREPQLPL
- a CDS encoding HU family DNA-binding protein, which gives rise to MSIKYTLIERGEPGVVGGGTKKWYAVIKNDGEVTIDNLVEEIEKFSSLSESDIRGVIIALENVIQKKLIDGKIIRLDKLGSFYPSLSSGGAETEEKFNVSLIKGAKVNYRPGKRINDALSTATFTKSK
- a CDS encoding DUF779 domain-containing protein; translation: METKKISRLSVTEKALELICELEKKHGDLMFYQAGGCCEGTQPQCFEKGGYFPRMNDAMIGTINGHEFWIDRDLFEYWKYSHFTLDILEGFGPGGFSLETPLGKTFKVHYRLFTPEELKNLEEVKRSE